The region CGGAAGAACGAGACCGGCGGCAAGTGATTGATTTGCTTCAATGAAACCCGCATGATGAGCGACTGTTAATTCGGCCTCTCTGTTGCGTGCGACCATGATACTGCCCTGCCCGCATTGTCATCAGCCGATCAACTGCGCCGGCATTGGTCCGGGGCAAGTGATTGGTTGTCCTGCTTGTCGCGCGCCGCTGCGCACTCCAGGCACCGGTCCTGTGCAGCCGGCTGCACCTGTGACGACGTTGCCACCAGCCGAGCCGAAATCGAGCGGCAGTCCGCCGACGCGATATCAGCTGCCTCTGCCCAAGCCGAGTAGCGATCCCGATGGCATGATGATTTTGTCGCCGACGGCGAAGGTGCTGATTGCGGCGGGCATGATCCTGACTCTGGTGGGGATTTTTGCGACGGTCAGCATCTTGCAACGCCGCCAGGCCGCCGCCGAAGACGCCCGGCTGGGTATTAACCGTGAAGAAGTCGATCGCGAAGAACGGCTGGCCGATCAACTGGCCATGGCCCTGGTGACGCACTACCTCGGGGCCGCCGACAAACCAACGTTCGTGACGCTACGGCGGGGCGACTATGTCGAACGTATTCCGGGCCGAGGAAAATATTATCGCGTTCACGGTCATGTTCGCGCGCTCAACGGACAGTCGGAGCGGGCGACGCATAGCTACACGGTTGAAATTCGTTTTGACCCAGCGGCTGAGAAAGGTTTTGTCTGCCACTCTGTCTACGTCGGGGGCGGTTCGCTGTACTCGAATCCATACATTGAACCGCGGCAATGAGCGCGTCATTTCTGCCAGGGTTGCATGACTTTCTTATTTTGCCGATTGAATTCTTCTTGATCGAAGGTTGGGCGATCGGCAGGAATTTTGGTTTGCCGTTTCGATATTTGGGAGAGGGCTTCGCGCCGACGTTGTTCATCACGTAGCTCCGCTTGATCCACCACGCGTTGAACTTCGCGTCGCTGGTCGTCTCGGGCTTCATTCAGAACGACTCGCGCCACTCGCGCGACAAACCCCAAGACGACGAGAACCGTGACCACGAGTCCGCCGAGCCATTTGTAGTAGGCCTGATCTTTTTCGACTCGTCGTGACGCGCGCGGGGCGGAGTAAGTCGCTGGAGTCGAACTGTAGGACTTGGGGCCCGTATCGATGGTGAAGCCAGTCGCGGAAGTCGCCGCCGCCTGCGGATAAACTGCTTGCGGAAATGCTGGTTGCTGATAACCAACCTGGGGGAAATTGGCTCCGGCCCCGTATGCCGCCGGCGAAACCAATTCCGGCACGTTACGAACGAGCGTCCACTGCTGCTGCCCGACCAGGCAAACATGGTCGTCGAGTCGTAGTCGCCCTTCATCCACCCACTGCTTCAACTGCTGGAATGGTAGCGGGCCATACTGCTGCGAGGCGATGGAACAATACCACTGGTTGTTCATAAAGGTGCCCGCACATGAAGGAAACGGTATGTTTCCAGCATACCCAGCGTAGGGGGTGTGGGCAACCGCGATGCTGCGTTACCGGCCCTCGACAAAAGTATGCTCCACGCGTGCAATCACTCGGCATTCGACGGCGTGACCGCGCAGCCGGCCTGGCTGGAAACGAAGCTGGGTGAGTAGCGGCGGATAAGTGTTCCAATTCCCTCCCGAGTAGATGCTGCTGCCGTTCGCCTTCGCGGCGGTCACCTGGCCTGTCGTGTCGACCGTGAGAAAATACGTGATCCCATCTTCGAACGAACTGCAATCTTCGTAGCTCGACTTGATCGTGCCGGCCTGGTTGCGCTCGTGCACTTCTTTCAAGAACTGCGGAATCTGCAGTTCGGCTTGCACTTCGGGCAAGTTCAGCGGCTGCGGATATTCGTCGACCGCGATGTGCCGCCAAATGGTGTAGAGCCTTTCATTGGCTTCGAGTTCGATCACCACCGCCGGAACGGGACGATCGAACTTCGGGAACTCCTGAACGGACTCTTCTTCGCCCTGCACAAACCTGGCAATCTTGCGGACTCGCCCGTTGTTCCAATAACTCGTCGCTTCGCCTTCTTTGATTCCAGCGACATAGTGCTCGATTCCCCATAGTACGCCCTTACTCCAGGTCGTCACCTTGCCGTGAGGAATACCGTCCTGCAGTTCCGCTTCGCGCACGAACAACTTCTCGAAAAAGAGTTCATGCGACACGGCAAGATCGCCGTCCGGCTCGCGAAACGTTCCCTGGCCGTTTGTCACGATTGGCTGACGGCCTGCGTTCCAGGCATTGTGCACCACCAGCACTTTGTCGGACTTGTATTCGGCTTCCAGTTCGGGTGAGCCATCGTTAAAAAACTTCACCCAGCGGCCAACCTTGTCTGCTTCGATGGTATTAACTTCCTCGGCAAGCTGGCCGTTCTCGTGAAAGACTTGAATTGGTTCCGAAGTGTAGCCGCTCTTCTCGGCGACATAACGCTTCTGCAGCGCGCCGCTGGGATAGAACCATTCCTTGATTAGATTCGTGCCGCGTTTCGACTCTTTGTACTTCAAATTTCCATTGGGCCAGAAGTCGCCGGAAACCTTGCCCGATTTATAAAACACGCTGTCGCGCAGACTCCCATCGTCGAAGTACTCGCGGTACACCCCGTGCGGCTTGCCTTTTTTGACTTCCAGCGATTCCTTCAGGTTGCCACTCTCGTCGCGGGACTCGATCGTGCCAGTAAAGTTCACATCGATCGGCTGGCCCGTTTCATCGGTCGCTAGTTCGCTGATGTGGGTACGGATCCAAGCTTGAATCGCTTTGCTGCCGCGATTCTTGGAGATGGCGAAAGCGCGATCTAGTTTTTCAAACTCCGGAATACTGCCGAACAGCCCGTCCCACGGATTGTCGACGTTGAACTCGGCTTGGTGCTGCAGATAAATCGTCTCGGCGCTGCGTAGCGCCGTGGCGATCTTGGGCAACTCGAGTTCATCGAGCAGAGCGGCCAACTCGACCACACCCCGGTTGCCACGGTGGTTGTAGAAGAACTGCGTGAAGCCGCCGTTGAGGACGTTGTATGCAGCCGCCGACCAGGCTGCGACCACCGCGTGGAGGGGCGAGAGCGGCGAATCCGGAAAATGCTCCTGGTGGTTCGCGATCGCCTTTGCCAACGCTGACGCTAGTTCGTCTTCCTCTGCGCGAAAGAATTCGATGCGACTCAGCTGGGGCAACTTTAAATTCGTCATCGTCACCGGCCCATGCTCGATCGAGAGAGATGTTCAGGTCACCTTCGTCGCTAATACTTCCGCTAGTTTCGTCGGCGAGCGGCCGAAGAGTTTCACGTACTCGTCGTGCGTCGGTTGCAATCGCACGCGGATTTTGTCGGCGTGGTTGAGAGCGATGTCGGCCAGCTTGTGTTGTTGATAAGGATTGCGCAGACGATCGAACGTCGCATCGGCAAAGTCGGCGACGCCGGGAATGCGATAGGCAATCGTCGGCACGATCTCTTCGTACAGCAGGTCGCGAATCCAACGCGTGGCCTTCAGGTCTTTGAGAACGTCCTGCACCGTCGTGAAGCCGCGGTCCTTGAACTTCGCCACCATCGCGCTATGCAGGCCGTTCAGCATGCGAACTTTGCGGAGATAAAACGGCGACAGATCGTCGACGAGTTGCATGGCTGGATGGTTGAAAAGAACCAGGTTGCCATTCGCCGGCCGTTCGACGGCCCAGAGGGCATAAGGCTCGGCGCAGGTGAGCAGCGCGTCGTTTTTGGCGAGTGGATGATCCGCGGGCGGACTAGTCACGATGCAATCGACCAGGTTATTCAGCCAGAGACATTCATTCGTCAGCCAAGTCTTGAACTCGGTCGGTAGCTCCCATGCCGTTGCTTGCTCGAGGACAAGAGCTCGCAACTTATCGGCGTTCCGTTCAATCAATTCACACGGCAGAATCGTGATGCCGCGGAGCCGATGATTGAAACGGGCCCAGAGCGTTTGAGTTACTTTGCCCGGCAGCGAGGCCGGCGGATGGCTGACGAGTTTGTCGGCGGGGTCGAGTTTGTAACCTGCTTCCGTCGCATTGCTGACGATGTATTTCAGTTCGGTCGAGCAGGCGATCCGCAGCACCTCGCGCCAATCATCGGCAGCGACAATCGAGCGGCTGATGCTGGCAACAGGCTCGGGGCGCTCGATCAGTTCGCCATGTTCGTAGCCGCGAACAAGAACCGTGAAACTCTCCTGAGCCTGAAGCGAATCGGCCCGGCCGTCGATCTCGCGCTGCACGACGACGACGCGGCCCACTTGCTGACCAGCGTCGTTGGCTTGCTGAATGAAGCGATCGACGAAGGCGCGGAGAAAACGGCCGGCGCCGAATTGAAGCACGGTTTCGGGCAAGGCCGCGTTTTTCGAAAAGCTCATAGCCCAACCTCAACGACGGCTTTGATAACTCCGGTCTCGGCCTTCGTGTAGGACGGGAAGACCTCGATCAGGTCTTCGAACTGCGAGCGATGCGTGATCCAAGGCGTCGTGTTGATCTGACCCGCTTCGATCAAGCCGATGATCCGCGTGAAGTCGCGCGGCAGGGCATTGCGCGAGCAGAGGAGCGTTCCTTCCGGCCGATGAAAGACCGGGTGCTTGAATTTCACTTCGTCGGTCGTAATGCCGACGTACACGAGGCGGCCGCCGGGAGCGACCAGGCCGAAGGCGTTCGACATCGACGCGGCAGAACCGGTGGCATCGATCACCACTTCGGGCAGATGGCCCTCGGTCAGATCGCGGAGGTTCTTCTCGAGATTTTCGTTCAGCAGCACCGTGTGATCGGCGCCCATCACTTCGCGGCAAAACTTCAGCCGTTGCTCGTTCATATCGAGCACGATGATCTTTGCGCCGGTGAGCTTCGCGAAGACGAGCGTGGCGAGACCGATCGGGCCAGCGCCGATGATGAGGCAATACTCGTCGCTCTTCAGCTCGCTCCGGTCGACCGCGTGGCAGCCGATGGCGAGCGTTTCGACGAGGGCCAGTTGCTCGAATTGGAGCTTGGCCGAAACGTGGAGCTTGCGCGCGGGCAAGACAAAGTACGGCCGCAAACCGCCGTCGCGATGCACGCCGAGGACCTGCAGTTTTTCGCAGCAGTTCGGCTTACCGCGCTTGCTCGAATAGCTGTTGGGATCGTTGATGTACGGCTCGACCGAGCAGCGATCGCCGGCTTTCACGTTGGCCACATCCGGGCCGACCTCGACCACTTCCACGCCGAGCTCGTGCCCCGGAATGCGCGGATAGCTGAAGAACGGCATCTTGCCGAGATAGCCGCTGAGATCGGTCCCGCAGATGCCGACATTATGCACGCGGACGATGGCCTCGCCCGGCCCCGGCTTCTCCGGCTGCGGAATGTCGATCTGTTTCCAGTTCTTCGGGGCTTCGAGTTGGAGAGCTTTCATGGCAGTCGAGAGGCGAGGGATGAGAGGCGAGAGACGGGGGAAATGCAAACAGGAAAGGCAAAAAGCTGGGCTGCAAGTCCGAGTCTTCAGTCCCTCGTCTCTCGCCTCCCGCCTCTCGCCCCTCTCTAAAGTGCCGCGAGGATGCCATTGAACGTCGCACTCGGCCGCAGTGCTGCCGACGCGAGCTTGTCATCCGGTTGATAGTAGCCGCCGACGTCGACAGGCTTGCCTTGGACGGCGATTAGTTCTTTGACGATTTGCTCTTCACTGGCCGTCAGCTTTTCGGCGATTGGCGTGAAGATCTTTTTCAAGTCAGCGTCGTTGTTTTGCGCCGCGAGAGCTTGGGCCCAGTAGAGCGTCAAGTAAAAGTGCGAGCCGCGGTTGTCGATCGTGCCGAGCTTGCGACCTGGCGATTTGTCGGTCTCGAGGAATTTGCCATTCGCAGCATCGAGCGTATCGGCCAGGACTTTGGCCTTCGCGTGTTTCTCGACGATGCTCAGATGTTCGAGCGATGCGGCCAGCGCGAAGAACTCGCCGAGCGAATCCCAGCGGAGGTAGTTTTCTTCTTGGAACTGTTCGACGTGCTTGGGTGCCGAACCGCCAGCACCCGTTTCGAACAACCCGCCGCCGTTCATCAGCGGGACGATCGAGAGCATCTTGGCGCTGGTGCCGACTTCGAGAATCGGGAAGAGATCGGTGTTGTAATCGCGGAGCACATTGCCCGTGACGCTAATCGTATCGAGCCCTTGCTTGATCCGCTCCAGCGAAAACTTACAGGCTTCGGCAGGCGGCAGGATGCGGATGTCGAGACCCTTCGTATCGTGATCCTTCAGGTACTTGTCGACCTTGGCGAGGATCTGGCCATCGTGCGCGCGATTCTTATCGAGCCAAAAGACGGCAGGCGTGTTCGAGAGGCGAGCGCGATTGACAGCGAGCTTCACCCAATCTTGCACCGGGGCATCTTTCGTCTGGCAGGCGCGCCAGATATCTCCGGCTTCCACGTTGTGTTCGATCAGTGTCTTGCCATCGCCATCGACGATGCGGATCACACCCGCGGCCGGAGCTTCGAACGTCTTGTTGTGCGAACCATATTCTTCGGCTGCCTGCGCCATGAGGCCGACGTTCGGCACCGAGCCCATCGTCTTCGGATCGAGCGCGCCGTGCTGACGGCAAAAGTCGACGGTGGCTTGGTAGATGCCGGCGTAGCTGCTGTCGGGAATGACGGCGAGCGTGTCTTGCAGCTTGCCGTCTTTGTCATACATCTTGCCGCCGGCGCGGATCATCGCAGGCATCGACGCATCGACAATCACGTCGCTGGGGACGTGCAGATTGGTAATGCCTTGATCGGAGTTCACCATGGCCACGCCTGGGCCATTTTCAAAGGCAGACTTAATGTCGGCTTCGATGGCGGCCTTCTCGGCAGCAGGAAGTGTCGCGACTTTCGCGACGAGATCTCCAAAGCCGTTCTTCAGATCGACGCCAAGCTTGGTGAATGTTTCGCCGTGCTTGTCGAACAACGTTTTGAAAAACGCCTTGGCGACGTGACCGAAGATGATGGGGTCCGAGACCTTCATCATCGTGGCTTTGAGGTGAACCGAGAACAGCAGCCCTTCGGCCTTGGCACGGGCAATCTGTTTGTGGATGAAATCGACGAGCGCCGTGACACGCATGCAGGTGGCGTCGAGGATTTCCCCAGCGAGGAGCGGCGTCTTATCTTTCAGCACGGTGACAGCACCGTCCTTGGCAACGAATTCAATCCGAGCATTCGTCGCAGCAGGAACGGTCACGCTCTTTTCGTTGAAGAAGAAGTCATCTTTCCCCATCGTGGCGATGTTGGTCTTCGAACTCGACGACCAAGCCCCCATCGAGTGCGGATGTTTCTTGGCGTAATCCTTCACCGCTTTCGGCGCGCGGCGGTCGGAGTTTCCTTCGCGGAGAACCGGATTCACTGCCGAGCCTTTGATTTTGTCGTAGCGGCCCTTGGCATCTTTCTCGGCGTCGTTTTTGGGCGACTCCGGATAGTTCGGCACTGCATAGCCATGCTTTTGCAATTCGGCGATCGCTTCTTGCAGCTGTGGCACGCTAGCGCTGATGTTCGGCAGCTTGATGATGTTGGCATCAGGCTTGAGCGTCATCGCGCCGAGCTCAGCGAGAGCATCGGGCACTTTTTGGGCGGCTGGCAACTGATCGGCGAAGGCCGACAGGATGCGGCCGGCGAGCGAGATGTCGCGGGTCTCGACGTTGATTCCCGCCTGCCGGGCAAAGGCCTGCACGACGGGAAGGAGCGAGTAAGTAGCGAGCGCAGGAGCTTCGTCGGTCTGGGTGTAATAGATGGTCGGCGACATAAGAGTTTCGCTTGGGCAGCGGAAAAATCGGTGCGAGAGGGGAATCGGCAAAACTAACACAGCCCCTATAGGTGGTCAACGCGGGCGAAACGGCTGGGCCAGCGGCGTTCTGACGGACGACCTACTCGTCGCGCGTTTCGCCAATTAGCTGTCAAACCAGAAGACGATCCGCGCAATGCGATTGGTCTCTGCCGTGTACTTCTGCAGATACTCCAGCAGCAAACGAAGTTCGCGGGGACACTGAGCCAGCGGATACTTGGCATGCGAGAGCGCTTCGACGACTTCAGCTGCGGTCAGCCAACTTGGTGAATGCCGGCCCGGATTCGTGAGGTGGCCTTCGGGCGAAGCGATCCAAGGAATCGTCGTTCCCTCTGGAAGCCAACTTGCTCGTTGCTGCGCCTCGAGCTCACGCGCTTCCTCGGGCGTGAAATACTCAACGACTCCCCAGGCGGCAGCTCGCTCGGCAGACATTACCGGCAGATAGAAATGACTCGCCGTATCGGCGCTGACGTTGGCTGGAATACCGCGCTGCGGAAACTTAGGAGGAATTTTCTCGCGCCCGCGCACGCCCGCCAAAGCAGCGAAGAGATCGTAGTCCCTGGGCATCCAAAACTCGCCGTCGGCAATGGCTTGGTAGGCGCCATTTTCTTCTTCAAACTCCGCATACATATGAATGTCAGTACCCAACGGAGTGTTTCCTGAGTTGGTCGTAGCGGGCGGTGTAAGCTTGGGCGGCGGGAAAATCGGTGCGAGCGGTTATTCGGCATAACTAACACAGCCCCTATAGGTGGTCAACGCGGGCGAAACGTTCACCAAGCCGCTGGAAAATGCGCGCACTGTCGCCGATTCGTTTGCCGAGCGAAATCTCTGAACCTACGCTTTCGATACAAGCGACCAGGGGCTGGTGCTTCTTACCAAGGCGAACCTTTCGTGAATCGAGCCGAACAAAAGCGCGACACTCTGCAGCTTGCTTTCGAGCAAGCTGCGCAAGCGCAACGGCTGAACGCGCTCACGGTAGGCGACGTCATGACCCGCAACCCGCACACGGTCTGCATCAGCACGACCGCGGCGGTGCTCGTGCAGCATTTTCACGAGCGGCGGTTCCGGCATTTTCTCGTTGTCGAAGATGGCAAACTCGTCGGCGTGATCAGCGACCGCGATGTCATTCGCCTCTTCGGCCTCGATGATTTTCCCGAGCGCAACTCCCTCGAAGCCCTGACGGCTGGCGAGCTGATGAGCACCGACCTGGTGACCGTCGAGCAGGGAACTTCGCTCGTGCAAGCGGTGGCGTTGATCGTCGAAAACGGCATCAGTTGCCTGCCGGTGGTTGAGAACGGCCGAGCGATTGGCATTC is a window of Anatilimnocola floriformis DNA encoding:
- a CDS encoding zinc-binding alcohol dehydrogenase family protein, which encodes MKALQLEAPKNWKQIDIPQPEKPGPGEAIVRVHNVGICGTDLSGYLGKMPFFSYPRIPGHELGVEVVEVGPDVANVKAGDRCSVEPYINDPNSYSSKRGKPNCCEKLQVLGVHRDGGLRPYFVLPARKLHVSAKLQFEQLALVETLAIGCHAVDRSELKSDEYCLIIGAGPIGLATLVFAKLTGAKIIVLDMNEQRLKFCREVMGADHTVLLNENLEKNLRDLTEGHLPEVVIDATGSAASMSNAFGLVAPGGRLVYVGITTDEVKFKHPVFHRPEGTLLCSRNALPRDFTRIIGLIEAGQINTTPWITHRSQFEDLIEVFPSYTKAETGVIKAVVEVGL
- a CDS encoding CBS domain-containing protein, which encodes MNRAEQKRDTLQLAFEQAAQAQRLNALTVGDVMTRNPHTVCISTTAAVLVQHFHERRFRHFLVVEDGKLVGVISDRDVIRLFGLDDFPERNSLEALTAGELMSTDLVTVEQGTSLVQAVALIVENGISCLPVVENGRAIGILTTTDLYLALEQLLRQVGSRSRFDLPA
- a CDS encoding mannitol dehydrogenase family protein, which produces MSFSKNAALPETVLQFGAGRFLRAFVDRFIQQANDAGQQVGRVVVVQREIDGRADSLQAQESFTVLVRGYEHGELIERPEPVASISRSIVAADDWREVLRIACSTELKYIVSNATEAGYKLDPADKLVSHPPASLPGKVTQTLWARFNHRLRGITILPCELIERNADKLRALVLEQATAWELPTEFKTWLTNECLWLNNLVDCIVTSPPADHPLAKNDALLTCAEPYALWAVERPANGNLVLFNHPAMQLVDDLSPFYLRKVRMLNGLHSAMVAKFKDRGFTTVQDVLKDLKATRWIRDLLYEEIVPTIAYRIPGVADFADATFDRLRNPYQQHKLADIALNHADKIRVRLQPTHDEYVKLFGRSPTKLAEVLATKVT
- a CDS encoding NADP-dependent isocitrate dehydrogenase, with the translated sequence MSPTIYYTQTDEAPALATYSLLPVVQAFARQAGINVETRDISLAGRILSAFADQLPAAQKVPDALAELGAMTLKPDANIIKLPNISASVPQLQEAIAELQKHGYAVPNYPESPKNDAEKDAKGRYDKIKGSAVNPVLREGNSDRRAPKAVKDYAKKHPHSMGAWSSSSKTNIATMGKDDFFFNEKSVTVPAATNARIEFVAKDGAVTVLKDKTPLLAGEILDATCMRVTALVDFIHKQIARAKAEGLLFSVHLKATMMKVSDPIIFGHVAKAFFKTLFDKHGETFTKLGVDLKNGFGDLVAKVATLPAAEKAAIEADIKSAFENGPGVAMVNSDQGITNLHVPSDVIVDASMPAMIRAGGKMYDKDGKLQDTLAVIPDSSYAGIYQATVDFCRQHGALDPKTMGSVPNVGLMAQAAEEYGSHNKTFEAPAAGVIRIVDGDGKTLIEHNVEAGDIWRACQTKDAPVQDWVKLAVNRARLSNTPAVFWLDKNRAHDGQILAKVDKYLKDHDTKGLDIRILPPAEACKFSLERIKQGLDTISVTGNVLRDYNTDLFPILEVGTSAKMLSIVPLMNGGGLFETGAGGSAPKHVEQFQEENYLRWDSLGEFFALAASLEHLSIVEKHAKAKVLADTLDAANGKFLETDKSPGRKLGTIDNRGSHFYLTLYWAQALAAQNNDADLKKIFTPIAEKLTASEEQIVKELIAVQGKPVDVGGYYQPDDKLASAALRPSATFNGILAAL
- a CDS encoding toxin-antitoxin system YwqK family antitoxin; this encodes MTNLKLPQLSRIEFFRAEEDELASALAKAIANHQEHFPDSPLSPLHAVVAAWSAAAYNVLNGGFTQFFYNHRGNRGVVELAALLDELELPKIATALRSAETIYLQHQAEFNVDNPWDGLFGSIPEFEKLDRAFAISKNRGSKAIQAWIRTHISELATDETGQPIDVNFTGTIESRDESGNLKESLEVKKGKPHGVYREYFDDGSLRDSVFYKSGKVSGDFWPNGNLKYKESKRGTNLIKEWFYPSGALQKRYVAEKSGYTSEPIQVFHENGQLAEEVNTIEADKVGRWVKFFNDGSPELEAEYKSDKVLVVHNAWNAGRQPIVTNGQGTFREPDGDLAVSHELFFEKLFVREAELQDGIPHGKVTTWSKGVLWGIEHYVAGIKEGEATSYWNNGRVRKIARFVQGEEESVQEFPKFDRPVPAVVIELEANERLYTIWRHIAVDEYPQPLNLPEVQAELQIPQFLKEVHERNQAGTIKSSYEDCSSFEDGITYFLTVDTTGQVTAAKANGSSIYSGGNWNTYPPLLTQLRFQPGRLRGHAVECRVIARVEHTFVEGR
- a CDS encoding DUF4339 domain-containing protein, with the protein product MNNQWYCSIASQQYGPLPFQQLKQWVDEGRLRLDDHVCLVGQQQWTLVRNVPELVSPAAYGAGANFPQVGYQQPAFPQAVYPQAAATSATGFTIDTGPKSYSSTPATYSAPRASRRVEKDQAYYKWLGGLVVTVLVVLGFVARVARVVLNEARDDQRREVQRVVDQAELRDEQRRREALSQISKRQTKIPADRPTFDQEEFNRQNKKVMQPWQK